Proteins co-encoded in one Deinococcus sp. Marseille-Q6407 genomic window:
- a CDS encoding recombinase family protein has translation MLIGYARVSKGDQDSALQLKALEAAGVTRIFKEQASGGRWDRPELHKALEHLREGDVLVVWKLDRLSRSLKDLLTLLEDIEGRGAGFRSLTENIDTTTPAGRMMMQMVGSFAEFERAMIRERTRAGLEQAKAAGRVGGRRPKLTPAQQEEIREAVRSGRKTAADCARLFGVSQATVSRILAAS, from the coding sequence ATGCTTATCGGCTATGCTCGCGTCTCCAAAGGTGACCAGGACTCCGCACTCCAGCTCAAGGCCTTGGAAGCCGCCGGAGTCACCCGCATTTTCAAAGAACAGGCCAGCGGTGGCCGCTGGGATAGGCCGGAGTTACACAAGGCCCTGGAACATCTCCGCGAAGGAGATGTGCTGGTGGTCTGGAAACTGGACCGACTCAGCCGCAGTCTCAAGGACCTGCTGACCTTGCTGGAGGACATCGAAGGACGGGGAGCAGGCTTCCGCAGCCTGACCGAGAACATCGATACGACCACGCCAGCTGGACGGATGATGATGCAGATGGTCGGCAGCTTCGCAGAGTTCGAGCGGGCGATGATTCGTGAACGCACCAGGGCTGGCCTGGAACAGGCCAAAGCCGCAGGCCGGGTGGGGGGCCGCCGACCCAAGCTGACTCCAGCTCAGCAAGAAGAAATCCGTGAAGCGGTTCGGTCAGGCAGAAAGACCGCTGCTGACTGCGCCAGGCTCTTCGGAGTCAGTCAGGCGACGGTGTCACGCATTCTGGCTGCGAGTTGA
- a CDS encoding MazF family transcriptional regulator, which yields MKELTGIGSEVQIEIQGNAIIITPAQDASRPETLARQQRFAQARDQVLSEYDDLFRQLADA from the coding sequence ATGAAAGAGCTGACGGGCATCGGCAGCGAAGTGCAGATCGAGATTCAGGGGAATGCCATTATCATCACGCCGGCCCAGGACGCATCGCGTCCTGAGACCCTGGCTCGTCAGCAGCGTTTTGCTCAGGCGCGTGACCAGGTGCTGAGTGAGTACGATGACCTTTTCCGCCAATTGGCCGATGCTTGA
- a CDS encoding type II toxin-antitoxin system death-on-curing family toxin yields the protein MPAQAAAYLYYLSRAHAFVDANKRTSLSCALVWLALHDLRLRLSQQELFDLTLAVAQGQLSLEEAIERFERAVW from the coding sequence GTGCCTGCCCAGGCGGCGGCCTACCTTTATTACCTGTCACGTGCCCACGCCTTCGTCGATGCGAACAAGAGAACTTCACTGAGCTGTGCCCTGGTGTGGCTGGCCCTGCATGACCTTCGGTTGCGCCTGAGTCAACAGGAACTGTTCGACCTGACCCTGGCGGTGGCCCAGGGACAGCTCTCACTGGAAGAGGCGATCGAACGCTTTGAGCGTGCAGTCTGGTAG